A window of Xylophilus sp. GW821-FHT01B05 contains these coding sequences:
- a CDS encoding BMP family ABC transporter substrate-binding protein encodes MYKNLAAALAAACFFSPAFSQTSSAPLKAAFVYVTPVTDAGWVRQHEAGRQAVQSALGARVQTRYVEDVPEGADAERVIRDLAQQGNRIIFTPSFGYMEPTLKVAKDFPDVKFESITGYKTAANVAVANARYYEGRYLAGVAAGRMTRTHIAGYVAGFPIPEVLQGINAFTLGMRSVDPKAQVKVLWLDTWFDPPKERDAAMALFNQDADVIAFHTGSTAIMAAAQERGRMAVAYHSDMRKIAPDAQIVAVTHQWGGYYTERVRAVLDGSWKPQSVWGGVKEGMVRVGDFGPKVPKAVQQEVLARQRDIAAGKLQPFRAVAGDVRDNEGHTMIARGAQLSDEQILKMNWLVEGVQGRVAR; translated from the coding sequence ATGTACAAAAACCTCGCAGCCGCGCTCGCGGCCGCCTGTTTTTTCTCGCCCGCTTTTTCGCAAACGTCTTCGGCGCCGCTCAAGGCCGCCTTTGTCTATGTCACGCCCGTCACCGATGCTGGCTGGGTGCGCCAGCACGAGGCCGGCCGGCAGGCGGTGCAAAGCGCACTGGGCGCCCGTGTGCAGACCCGCTATGTCGAGGACGTGCCCGAAGGCGCCGACGCCGAGCGCGTGATACGCGACCTGGCGCAGCAGGGCAACCGCATCATCTTCACGCCCAGCTTTGGCTACATGGAGCCCACGCTCAAGGTCGCCAAGGATTTTCCGGATGTGAAGTTCGAGTCCATCACCGGCTACAAGACCGCCGCCAACGTGGCCGTAGCCAATGCGCGCTACTACGAGGGCCGCTACCTGGCCGGCGTGGCCGCAGGCCGCATGACCCGGACGCACATCGCGGGCTATGTCGCGGGCTTCCCCATTCCTGAAGTGCTGCAGGGCATCAACGCCTTCACGCTGGGCATGCGCTCGGTCGATCCCAAGGCGCAGGTCAAGGTGCTGTGGCTCGACACCTGGTTTGATCCACCCAAGGAGCGCGACGCGGCCATGGCCCTGTTCAACCAGGACGCCGACGTGATCGCCTTCCACACCGGCTCCACCGCCATCATGGCCGCCGCGCAAGAGCGCGGCCGCATGGCCGTGGCCTACCACTCCGACATGCGCAAGATCGCGCCTGATGCGCAGATCGTCGCCGTCACCCACCAGTGGGGCGGCTACTACACCGAGCGCGTGCGTGCCGTGCTGGATGGCAGCTGGAAGCCGCAGTCGGTCTGGGGCGGCGTGAAGGAGGGCATGGTCCGCGTCGGCGACTTCGGCCCCAAGGTGCCCAAGGCGGTGCAGCAAGAGGTGCTGGCACGCCAGCGCGACATAGCCGCCGGCAAGCTGCAGCCCTTCCGCGCCGTGGCCGGCGATGTGCGCGACAACGAAGGCCACACCATGATCGCCCGGGGCGCGCAACTGAGCGACGAGCAGATCCTGAAGATGAACTGGCTGGTCGAGGGCGTGCAAGGGCGGGTGGCGCGTTGA
- a CDS encoding NAD(P)H-dependent oxidoreductase encodes MKLLHLDSSLLGDASVSRQITAAVTAALAGTASGAIVTYRDLVADPIPHLGSELVQALRPAPGAPAPDSAAVRAELALTEELLAEFLSADTVVVGAPMYNFAIPTQLKAWIDRVAQAGRTFRYTATGPEGLAGGKRVVIVSSRGGKYAGAPFEVALDHQEAYLRAAFGFFGITDVTVIRAEGVAMGPEAREQAIAAALADGGRLAEAVA; translated from the coding sequence ATGAAATTGCTGCACCTCGATTCCAGCCTGCTGGGCGACGCCTCTGTCTCGCGCCAGATCACCGCCGCCGTCACCGCCGCACTGGCCGGCACGGCCAGTGGCGCCATCGTCACCTACCGCGACCTGGTTGCCGACCCCATCCCCCACCTGGGCAGCGAGCTGGTGCAGGCCCTGCGCCCTGCACCCGGCGCCCCCGCACCCGACAGCGCCGCCGTGCGCGCTGAGCTTGCGCTGACCGAAGAGCTGCTGGCGGAATTCCTGTCGGCCGACACCGTGGTGGTCGGCGCGCCCATGTACAACTTCGCCATCCCGACCCAGCTCAAGGCCTGGATCGACCGCGTGGCCCAGGCCGGCCGCACCTTCCGCTACACCGCCACCGGCCCCGAAGGCCTGGCCGGCGGCAAGCGCGTGGTCATCGTGTCCTCGCGCGGCGGCAAGTACGCAGGCGCCCCCTTCGAAGTGGCGCTGGACCACCAGGAGGCCTACCTGCGCGCTGCGTTCGGCTTCTTCGGCATCACCGACGTGACCGTGATCCGCGCCGAAGGCGTGGCCATGGGGCCTGAGGCGCGCGAGCAGGCGATTGCCGCCGCGCTGGCGGATGGCGGGCGGCTGGCAGAAGCTGTCGCCTGA
- a CDS encoding LysR substrate-binding domain-containing protein: MQDLNDMYFFAKVVEHGGFSAAARALGVQTSRVSRRVAELEERLGVRLLQRSTRRIAVTEVGQRFYQHCAALAAEAQAAQDTVERTRSEPSGLVRLSCPTPMLQSGVGAIISRYLRDHPQVRVHVEATNRRVDVIEEGFDLALRVRNPPLEDSGLVVRVLAHGSIVMVASPALLDQHGRPQQLPDLDALPSMGMAWASGRHAWTFVAADGSTVSHSYEPRLTVDDFTTLKQAALEGVGIAYLPDYLVQEELANGLLEQVLPGYSLPQGIAHVAFPSRRGLVPAVRLLIDALVEGTARQYADCEPSAGNSETLQN; this comes from the coding sequence ATGCAAGACCTCAACGACATGTACTTCTTCGCCAAGGTGGTGGAGCACGGCGGCTTCAGTGCGGCGGCGCGGGCGCTGGGGGTGCAGACCTCGCGCGTGAGCCGGCGCGTGGCCGAGCTGGAAGAGCGCCTGGGCGTGCGGCTGCTGCAGCGCAGCACCCGGCGCATTGCCGTGACCGAGGTGGGCCAGCGCTTCTACCAGCACTGCGCGGCGCTGGCGGCCGAGGCGCAGGCGGCGCAGGACACGGTGGAGCGCACGCGCAGCGAGCCAAGCGGGCTGGTGCGCCTGTCCTGCCCAACGCCCATGCTGCAGAGCGGCGTGGGCGCCATCATCTCGCGCTACCTGCGCGACCACCCGCAGGTACGGGTGCATGTAGAGGCCACCAACCGGCGCGTGGACGTGATCGAGGAAGGCTTTGACCTGGCCCTGCGGGTGCGCAACCCGCCGCTGGAGGATTCAGGCTTGGTGGTACGGGTGCTGGCGCACGGCAGCATCGTCATGGTGGCCAGCCCGGCGCTGCTGGACCAGCACGGCCGGCCGCAGCAACTGCCGGACCTGGACGCGCTGCCCAGCATGGGCATGGCCTGGGCCTCTGGGCGGCATGCCTGGACCTTTGTTGCGGCCGATGGCAGCACCGTCTCCCACAGCTACGAACCCCGGCTGACGGTGGACGATTTCACGACGCTGAAGCAAGCTGCGCTGGAGGGCGTCGGCATTGCCTACCTGCCCGACTACCTGGTGCAGGAAGAACTCGCCAACGGCTTGCTGGAGCAGGTGCTGCCCGGCTACTCGCTGCCGCAGGGCATTGCGCACGTGGCCTTCCCCTCGCGCCGCGGCCTGGTGCCCGCCGTGCGCCTGCTGATAGATGCGCTGGTCGAGGGCACCGCGCGCCAGTACGCCGACTGCGAGCCATCGGCGGGCAACAGCGAAACGCTACAAAATTAA
- a CDS encoding IS66 family transposase: MPSHPSQPDLPALPDLSTLSHAQKDELIRMLWPLLGQVQSLTAQLAVMQARITELEARLALNSRNSSKPPSSDGLAKPAPKSLRPSGQRPLGGQKGHGGHTLRQSAEVDQVITHQSAPRCNACQELLAQHEVIAQRQVFELPALRAQVIEHQLIRSTCRCGAVHQGSFPEGISAPTQYGPRAKALAVHLNQHHLVPLQRTCELLRDAFGLPLSQASVLAFCHQAAQTLAPTVAAIGQAVQGAPVVHADETGIRVKGTLAWLHCAVTASLTWLGLHAKRGSAAFEALGILPGVRGTLVHDGLASYKGLDCTHSLCNAHHLRELTFVHEQMGERIWDGWAREMMELLLQAQREVAQADSPLPLERQAWFEAQWEQLLQRGERLHPEVLPSGAPRNRQGRHQQSKAFNLLKRLRVHRREVWRFMTDADVPFTNNLAEQALRMSKVRQKVSGCFRTREGADTFFTLRSYLATMRKQRACLFDCLISVFSGNTRQPVL, encoded by the coding sequence ATGCCCAGCCACCCGAGCCAGCCCGACCTCCCAGCGTTGCCCGATCTCAGCACGCTGAGCCACGCGCAGAAGGACGAACTGATCAGGATGCTGTGGCCGCTGCTGGGGCAGGTGCAATCGCTCACCGCCCAGCTCGCAGTGATGCAAGCGCGCATCACCGAGCTCGAAGCCCGGCTGGCCCTCAACAGCCGCAACTCCAGCAAGCCGCCCTCCAGCGATGGCCTGGCCAAACCCGCCCCGAAGTCCCTGCGCCCCAGCGGCCAGCGCCCTCTAGGCGGCCAGAAGGGCCACGGCGGCCACACGCTGCGCCAGAGCGCCGAAGTCGACCAGGTCATCACCCACCAGAGTGCCCCCCGCTGCAACGCCTGCCAGGAGTTGCTGGCCCAGCACGAGGTCATCGCCCAGCGCCAGGTCTTCGAACTCCCGGCGCTGCGCGCCCAGGTCATCGAACACCAACTGATCCGCTCCACCTGCCGCTGCGGGGCCGTGCACCAAGGCAGCTTCCCCGAGGGCATCAGCGCTCCCACGCAATACGGCCCCCGGGCCAAGGCCCTGGCCGTGCATTTGAACCAGCACCACCTGGTGCCCCTGCAGCGCACCTGCGAGCTCCTGCGCGACGCCTTTGGCCTGCCCCTGTCCCAAGCCAGCGTGCTGGCCTTCTGCCACCAGGCGGCCCAGACCCTGGCGCCCACGGTAGCGGCCATCGGGCAGGCCGTACAAGGCGCCCCCGTTGTGCACGCCGATGAGACCGGTATCCGGGTCAAGGGCACCCTGGCCTGGTTGCACTGCGCCGTCACGGCCTCGCTGACGTGGCTGGGGCTGCATGCCAAGCGTGGCAGCGCAGCCTTCGAAGCCCTGGGCATCCTGCCCGGCGTGCGGGGCACGCTGGTGCACGACGGGCTGGCCAGCTACAAGGGGCTGGACTGCACGCACAGCCTGTGCAATGCGCACCACCTGCGGGAGCTGACCTTCGTGCACGAGCAGATGGGCGAGAGGATCTGGGATGGCTGGGCGCGCGAGATGATGGAGCTGCTGCTGCAGGCGCAGCGCGAGGTGGCGCAAGCAGACTCACCACTTCCGCTGGAGCGCCAGGCCTGGTTCGAAGCGCAGTGGGAACAGTTGCTGCAGCGCGGGGAGCGGCTGCACCCGGAGGTCTTGCCCTCGGGGGCGCCCCGCAACAGACAGGGCCGCCACCAGCAGAGCAAGGCGTTCAATCTGCTCAAGCGCCTGCGCGTGCACCGCCGCGAGGTCTGGCGCTTCATGACCGATGCGGACGTGCCTTTTACCAACAACCTGGCCGAGCAGGCCCTGCGCATGTCCAAGGTCCGACAGAAGGTCTCGGGCTGCTTTCGCACGCGGGAGGGGGCCGATACCTTCTTTACCCTGCGCTCCTATCTGGCCACTATGCGCAAGCAGCGCGCCTGCCTCTTTGACTGCCTCATCAGTGTCTTCTCGGGGAACACCAGGCAGCCTGTGCTGTAG
- a CDS encoding GNAT family N-acetyltransferase, with amino-acid sequence MLPSLSVSVRPAELRDAAAVAAIHHLYAGSADVAVTPRQVTFWREAIEYGEPQVHVALEGDRIIGFVGFDRSRDPKSKQTMGEIWALYVLPSHVGLGMGVALWDAAREGLEEEGCTSATVWVMLRDERALRFFELAGFKREMTTLRTALVGAERVEEVRLKRGVV; translated from the coding sequence ATGCTTCCTTCCCTGTCTGTCTCCGTCCGCCCCGCCGAACTCCGTGATGCCGCCGCCGTGGCTGCCATCCACCATCTGTATGCCGGCTCTGCCGATGTGGCGGTGACGCCCCGCCAGGTCACCTTCTGGCGCGAGGCGATCGAATATGGCGAGCCGCAGGTGCATGTGGCGCTGGAGGGCGACCGGATCATTGGCTTTGTCGGCTTTGACCGTTCGCGCGATCCCAAATCCAAGCAGACCATGGGCGAGATCTGGGCGCTGTATGTGCTGCCTTCGCACGTGGGTCTGGGCATGGGCGTGGCCTTGTGGGATGCCGCGCGCGAGGGCCTGGAGGAAGAGGGCTGCACCAGCGCCACGGTCTGGGTGATGCTGCGCGATGAGCGTGCGCTGCGCTTCTTCGAACTGGCCGGTTTCAAGCGCGAGATGACCACGCTGCGTACGGCGCTGGTGGGGGCCGAGCGGGTGGAAGAAGTCCGGCTCAAGCGCGGCGTGGTTTGA
- the pilV gene encoding type IV pilus modification protein PilV codes for MASHRLHRRAHGFTLIEVLVSIVILSFGVLGMVGLQASSLQATRETRQQSASVRLAKELAQLMRGNPAIATQIDASKNPYLVDYSGGTRTAPAANCFTSAACQTSVPSDSQAKVAAWEVDDWLSRVDQELPGARVKVCFDATPYAGDGLPQWDCSDTGGIATVKIGWTQRRFNNASTTTAEVLDQATRPSVVLPLTAGHTS; via the coding sequence ATGGCCAGTCACAGACTCCATCGCCGCGCCCACGGCTTTACCCTGATCGAAGTACTGGTGTCCATCGTAATTCTGTCGTTCGGCGTGCTGGGCATGGTCGGGCTGCAGGCGTCATCGCTCCAGGCCACCCGTGAGACCCGCCAGCAATCCGCATCGGTGCGGCTGGCCAAGGAGCTGGCCCAGTTGATGCGGGGCAATCCGGCCATCGCCACGCAGATCGATGCAAGTAAAAACCCGTACTTGGTCGACTACTCAGGCGGAACACGTACCGCCCCTGCCGCCAATTGCTTTACCAGTGCCGCCTGCCAAACCAGCGTGCCATCCGACAGCCAGGCCAAAGTCGCGGCCTGGGAGGTTGACGATTGGCTGAGCCGCGTCGACCAGGAATTGCCCGGAGCCCGCGTCAAGGTGTGCTTCGACGCCACCCCTTATGCCGGCGATGGCCTGCCCCAATGGGACTGCAGCGACACAGGCGGAATCGCCACCGTCAAGATCGGATGGACGCAACGCCGCTTCAACAATGCATCGACCACCACCGCCGAGGTACTGGACCAGGCCACGCGGCCTTCGGTGGTACTGCCGCTCACGGCCGGGCACACATCATGA
- a CDS encoding PilW family protein, whose protein sequence is MTRARNTLGPRTRKSRQRGLTLVELLVAMTLSLLVIMATVGALVVARQGFTSVDAASQLRDNARFASDVIQRIAQQAGYRDVPYAATTRASDFKYAGMATATEPAHVSGFNNALITNPTNGSRSGCSASSGTACANGSDILIVRFQTSAKSDYTPGASDADRSMISCAGTTDDMTALNSADRLVNTFYVAESQGEPALMCDYGAKTAQPLVQGVESFQVLYGVDDVSPNAAAGSKPDTVADRYLRADQMVVASNPEATRANWLRVRSIRIGLVVRGPVGSALERKTMDYYPLGAGLWSTADVGSKFVAPADGRLRQALTFTVYLPNPQEM, encoded by the coding sequence ATGACGCGCGCCCGCAACACTCTGGGGCCACGTACGCGCAAATCGCGCCAGCGCGGCCTCACCTTGGTCGAACTGCTGGTCGCCATGACCCTCAGCCTGCTGGTGATCATGGCGACGGTAGGCGCACTCGTAGTGGCGCGGCAAGGCTTCACGTCCGTCGATGCGGCCTCGCAATTGCGGGACAACGCGCGCTTTGCCTCAGACGTAATACAGCGCATCGCGCAGCAGGCCGGCTACCGTGACGTCCCCTACGCCGCCACCACCCGCGCATCGGATTTCAAATACGCAGGCATGGCAACTGCGACGGAGCCGGCGCATGTCAGCGGCTTCAATAACGCCTTAATTACCAACCCCACCAATGGCAGTCGCAGCGGCTGTAGCGCATCCAGCGGTACGGCATGCGCAAACGGTAGCGACATCCTGATCGTGCGCTTCCAGACCAGCGCCAAAAGCGACTACACGCCTGGCGCCTCCGACGCCGATCGCTCCATGATCAGCTGTGCGGGCACGACCGACGACATGACCGCCCTCAATTCCGCAGACCGGCTTGTCAATACCTTCTACGTTGCGGAAAGCCAGGGCGAGCCGGCCCTCATGTGCGATTACGGTGCAAAAACAGCGCAACCCCTGGTACAGGGCGTGGAAAGCTTCCAGGTGCTGTACGGCGTAGACGACGTCAGCCCCAATGCCGCTGCGGGCAGCAAGCCCGATACGGTGGCAGATCGCTACCTGCGCGCAGACCAGATGGTGGTCGCAAGCAACCCCGAGGCCACGCGGGCCAACTGGCTGAGGGTACGCTCCATCCGCATTGGCCTGGTGGTCCGAGGCCCCGTCGGCTCCGCACTCGAGAGAAAGACCATGGACTACTACCCTCTGGGCGCGGGCCTCTGGAGCACAGCAGACGTCGGCTCCAAGTTCGTAGCGCCGGCGGACGGCCGGCTGCGCCAGGCACTGACATTCACCGTCTACCTCCCCAACCCGCAGGAAATGTGA
- a CDS encoding PilX N-terminal domain-containing pilus assembly protein, with translation MAQPPHSLSQAGPAGRYANKQRGATLVTVLMILVIVSILGVGAAQIALMGERGARNDRDYQLAWQAADAALMDAEFDISGSDGATAARSALFAPGNRMGFIEGCGGADSGTSQGLCLPATSGTPVWLTADFTGSGSPAVEFGTFSKRSFDAGESSNTAIASVKPSRKPRYLTEVLDDPEVYGNQGINRSAKPLIYRVTAMGFGPRPDIQSVMQMLYRKD, from the coding sequence ATGGCGCAACCACCCCACTCTCTGTCGCAGGCTGGCCCTGCCGGGCGCTACGCCAACAAGCAACGCGGCGCAACCTTGGTGACGGTGCTCATGATCCTCGTGATCGTCTCCATTCTTGGAGTCGGCGCGGCCCAGATCGCACTCATGGGCGAACGCGGCGCACGCAACGACCGCGACTACCAACTAGCATGGCAAGCCGCCGACGCAGCCCTGATGGACGCTGAATTCGATATCTCCGGCAGCGACGGCGCCACCGCAGCGCGCAGCGCCCTCTTCGCACCGGGCAACCGCATGGGCTTCATTGAAGGCTGCGGCGGCGCCGACAGCGGCACCAGCCAGGGCTTGTGCCTGCCGGCCACCAGCGGCACCCCCGTGTGGCTGACGGCGGACTTCACCGGCAGCGGCTCCCCAGCGGTTGAATTTGGCACCTTCAGCAAGCGCAGCTTCGACGCTGGCGAGTCCAGCAACACCGCCATCGCCAGCGTGAAACCCTCGCGCAAACCGCGCTACCTGACCGAGGTGCTGGATGACCCGGAGGTGTACGGCAACCAGGGGATCAATCGATCAGCCAAGCCGCTGATCTACCGGGTGACCGCCATGGGCTTTGGCCCGCGTCCCGATATCCAGTCCGTGATGCAAATGCTCTATCGCAAGGACTAA